In Idiomarina sp. PL1-037, a single genomic region encodes these proteins:
- the hflD gene encoding high frequency lysogenization protein HflD — protein sequence MNEWQQRVIALAGMSLSAMAVQKLARSGELYPESITDTLVHSLLQQNPNNIEDVYGGLDNIQPGIQAFIRQAGNNKSKDIEVTRYLVGLIHLSRRLLRQPEILDSLGEQIAQVKRQKEEFEFESQRVQQSLAGIYRELISPLGQPIRINGNPEFLKRDSNQHHIRTLLLAGIRSAVLWQQVGGKRRHFVFSRKKMLDTAQQLLHVA from the coding sequence ATGAACGAATGGCAGCAACGGGTAATTGCCTTAGCTGGTATGTCGTTAAGTGCTATGGCTGTGCAGAAGCTGGCTCGCAGCGGAGAGCTTTACCCTGAATCTATCACTGATACGCTTGTACACAGCCTTCTTCAGCAGAACCCAAATAATATAGAAGATGTATACGGCGGGCTCGATAATATTCAGCCTGGCATTCAGGCGTTTATTCGTCAGGCAGGCAATAATAAAAGTAAAGACATTGAAGTTACCCGTTATCTGGTGGGGTTGATTCACCTTTCCAGACGCTTACTAAGGCAACCTGAAATACTTGATTCACTTGGCGAGCAAATTGCTCAGGTCAAACGCCAAAAAGAAGAATTTGAGTTTGAAAGTCAACGTGTACAGCAAAGCTTAGCCGGAATTTATCGCGAACTGATAAGTCCCCTGGGACAACCCATTCGCATTAATGGTAACCCGGAGTTTTTAAAACGCGACTCAAATCAACACCATATTAGAACCTTGTTGCTAGCTGGCATTCGCAGTGCCGTGCTTTGGCAGCAAGTAGGCGGCAAGCGTCGTCATTTCGTGTTTTCTAGAAAGAAAATGTTAGATACAGCGCAGCAATTGCTGCATGTCGCATAA
- the purB gene encoding adenylosuccinate lyase: MPFSSLTAVSPVDGRYASKAEMLRPIFSEYGLIKFRVTVEVRWLQLLADVDGIKEVPALSKEATQILNSIVENFSVDDAERIKAIESTTNHDVKAVEYFLKEKVADNEELNKVSEFIHFACTSEDINNLSHGLMLNTARDEVLLPMMQELVDRVKELAKEHKAVPMMARTHGQPATPTTMGKEFANVAVRLQRQLAQLKAVDVMGKINGAVGNYNAHLAAYPNVDWHHISEQFVTSLGLSWNAYTTQIEPHDYIAEYFDALARFNTVLIDFDRDVWGYIALNHFKQRTVEGEVGSSTMPHKVNPIDFENSEGNLGIANAVMQHLAQKLPISRWQRDLTDSTVLRNLGVGVAHTVIAFQATLKGLSKLEVNEARLAAELDENWELMAEPVQTVMRRYGVEKPYEKLKTLTRGKRITSDDLAKFIDSLDVPNAAKDEMKALTPANYIGRATQFVDDLV, encoded by the coding sequence TTGCCCTTTTCCTCCTTGACGGCGGTGTCACCTGTTGATGGACGATACGCCTCAAAAGCAGAAATGCTACGCCCTATTTTCAGTGAGTACGGATTGATTAAATTTCGAGTGACTGTTGAGGTTCGTTGGTTACAATTATTAGCAGACGTTGACGGTATTAAAGAAGTACCTGCGCTGAGTAAAGAAGCAACACAGATACTGAACTCCATTGTTGAGAATTTCTCGGTCGACGACGCTGAACGCATAAAAGCTATCGAGAGTACCACCAACCACGACGTGAAAGCGGTCGAGTACTTTCTGAAAGAGAAAGTGGCAGATAACGAAGAGCTGAATAAAGTGTCCGAGTTCATCCACTTTGCCTGTACGTCCGAAGACATTAATAACCTTTCTCATGGCTTAATGCTGAACACGGCTCGTGATGAAGTATTACTGCCTATGATGCAGGAGCTGGTTGACCGGGTTAAAGAACTGGCGAAAGAACACAAAGCCGTTCCTATGATGGCCCGTACACATGGGCAACCAGCAACACCAACCACAATGGGCAAAGAGTTTGCAAACGTTGCCGTGCGTTTACAGCGTCAGCTGGCACAGCTTAAAGCTGTGGATGTTATGGGCAAAATAAATGGTGCCGTCGGTAACTACAACGCGCACCTGGCAGCCTACCCTAACGTTGACTGGCACCATATTTCAGAGCAATTTGTTACTTCATTAGGCTTGAGCTGGAACGCTTACACAACGCAAATTGAACCGCATGACTACATTGCCGAATACTTTGATGCATTAGCTCGTTTTAATACTGTACTCATTGATTTTGATCGTGACGTATGGGGCTATATAGCATTGAACCACTTTAAACAGCGTACTGTTGAAGGCGAAGTTGGCTCATCAACCATGCCTCATAAAGTAAACCCTATCGACTTTGAAAACTCCGAAGGTAACCTGGGTATTGCAAACGCTGTTATGCAGCATTTAGCTCAGAAACTGCCTATTTCACGCTGGCAGCGCGACCTGACTGACTCAACCGTTTTGCGTAATTTAGGCGTGGGTGTTGCCCATACTGTTATCGCATTCCAGGCAACCTTAAAAGGTTTAAGTAAACTGGAAGTTAACGAAGCCCGTTTAGCGGCTGAGCTGGATGAAAATTGGGAATTAATGGCGGAGCCGGTACAAACTGTTATGCGTCGCTACGGTGTTGAAAAACCATACGAGAAGCTAAAGACCTTAACTCGCGGTAAGCGTATTACCAGCGATGATCTGGCGAAATTTATTGACTCTTTAGACGTACCTAACGCGGCTAAAGACGAAATGAAAGCACTGACTCCGGCTAATTATATTGGCCGTGCTACTCAATTTGTTGATGATCTTGTATGA
- a CDS encoding cupin domain-containing protein, producing the protein MKLAFDKDDFLANYWQKKPCLIRQGFADFTDPVSPEILAGLAMEEGADSRVIESRADTESGWLVTHGPFEDYEKFGETDWTLLVQSVNEWLPDVGELITPFRFLPDWRIDDVMVSFSCENGGVGPHLDQYDVFIVQGAGSRHWRVGDRQAMQEHQPAEDLCQIKGEFEAVIDEHLTAGDVLYIPAGCPHDGVSLEPSLNYSVGFRAPSKAELLLQLGDIAMQQELMQERYQDPTLSSKDVSWIIEEKQLSALKQFLKDALASEGTDALLAKIISQSKRPLPEPELPTTAEQIPTLLAQQNAFIEKASGARFLKLSDTQFYGNGEAFHVSQEALTTAEWLAQLQGSETLEELAKLAKSSAEYELIAEAINQGIIYLYIDES; encoded by the coding sequence ATGAAATTAGCTTTTGATAAAGACGACTTCTTAGCAAATTACTGGCAGAAAAAGCCTTGTCTTATCCGACAGGGCTTTGCTGATTTTACCGACCCTGTCAGCCCTGAAATTCTGGCTGGACTAGCGATGGAAGAAGGCGCTGACTCGCGGGTTATTGAATCTCGGGCGGACACTGAGTCGGGTTGGTTAGTGACTCACGGTCCATTTGAGGACTACGAAAAGTTCGGAGAAACCGACTGGACTTTATTGGTGCAGTCAGTAAACGAGTGGCTACCGGACGTAGGTGAATTGATAACACCTTTCCGCTTTCTGCCCGACTGGCGCATTGATGACGTTATGGTCAGTTTTTCCTGTGAAAACGGCGGTGTTGGCCCTCATCTGGATCAGTACGATGTTTTTATTGTTCAGGGCGCAGGCTCCCGGCATTGGCGGGTTGGCGACCGACAAGCAATGCAGGAACATCAGCCTGCGGAAGATCTCTGTCAGATAAAAGGTGAATTCGAAGCGGTTATCGATGAGCATCTGACTGCCGGCGACGTTTTATATATTCCTGCTGGGTGTCCTCATGACGGAGTTTCGCTGGAGCCATCTTTAAACTACTCTGTTGGCTTTCGTGCTCCATCGAAAGCCGAGCTACTGTTGCAGTTAGGTGATATTGCGATGCAACAGGAGTTAATGCAGGAGCGTTATCAGGACCCAACTCTTAGCAGCAAAGACGTTTCATGGATTATTGAGGAAAAACAGCTAAGTGCATTAAAGCAGTTTCTAAAAGATGCTTTGGCAAGCGAAGGCACTGATGCATTACTAGCAAAAATCATTTCCCAGTCTAAACGCCCTCTTCCCGAACCAGAGTTGCCGACCACCGCTGAGCAAATTCCGACTCTGCTCGCGCAACAAAATGCGTTTATTGAAAAAGCTTCGGGTGCCCGTTTCTTAAAACTTAGCGATACGCAGTTTTACGGCAATGGTGAAGCTTTTCACGTTTCACAAGAAGCTTTAACTACAGCGGAATGGCTGGCGCAATTGCAAGGCTCTGAAACTCTTGAAGAACTAGCTAAGCTGGCGAAATCATCAGCCGAGTATGAGCTCATTGCCGAAGCCATTAATCAGGGAATCATCTACTTATACATTGACGAATCTTAA
- a CDS encoding Glu/Leu/Phe/Val dehydrogenase dimerization domain-containing protein, which produces MSLYEHPEFDHHEQVVFCHDQESGLKAIIAIHDTTLGPSLGGTRLWNYASSAEALTDVLRLSRGMTYKSAMAGLPLGGGKAVIIGDAKKIKSEELFRAYGRFIESLGGRYITAEDVNIRTEDIGMVAKETSHVAGTAEKAGDPSPHTALGTYLGLKAAAKHKLGNEDLKGVKIAVQGLGAVGYDFAKHCAEEGAELIVTDINEEAIERAVKELGAKAVGLDEIYDVEADVYAPCALGATINDETLKQLKVKVIAGSANNQLANPKHDQAVKDMGILYAPDYVINAGGVIHVCSEAANMSLEETDKRVRGIYETLDQLFARANDEDRPTGAVADQMAREIIAKGKQ; this is translated from the coding sequence ATGTCTTTATACGAGCATCCCGAATTTGATCACCATGAGCAAGTGGTGTTTTGTCATGATCAGGAATCAGGCTTAAAAGCCATTATTGCCATCCACGATACAACTCTAGGCCCGAGCCTTGGCGGTACTCGTTTATGGAATTATGCTTCTTCAGCAGAAGCGCTAACAGACGTACTGAGATTGTCTCGTGGTATGACTTATAAAAGCGCAATGGCCGGGCTGCCGTTAGGTGGTGGTAAAGCGGTTATTATCGGTGATGCCAAGAAAATCAAAAGCGAAGAACTCTTCCGTGCTTATGGCCGCTTTATCGAATCTTTAGGCGGTCGTTACATTACCGCTGAAGACGTCAATATTCGCACTGAAGACATCGGTATGGTCGCAAAAGAGACCAGCCACGTTGCCGGTACAGCAGAAAAAGCTGGCGACCCTTCACCGCACACAGCATTGGGTACTTACCTTGGTCTAAAAGCGGCAGCAAAACACAAATTAGGTAACGAAGATCTTAAAGGCGTTAAAATCGCCGTTCAGGGCCTGGGAGCTGTTGGCTACGATTTCGCTAAGCATTGTGCAGAAGAAGGCGCTGAACTAATTGTTACCGATATAAACGAAGAAGCCATCGAGCGCGCCGTTAAAGAACTGGGAGCAAAAGCTGTTGGTCTTGATGAAATCTACGACGTAGAAGCTGACGTATACGCGCCATGTGCTTTAGGTGCTACTATCAATGACGAAACGTTAAAGCAGCTGAAAGTTAAAGTTATTGCAGGAAGCGCGAATAACCAGTTAGCCAACCCTAAACATGATCAAGCAGTAAAAGACATGGGCATCCTTTACGCACCTGATTATGTAATTAATGCCGGTGGTGTTATTCATGTGTGCTCTGAAGCCGCTAATATGAGCCTGGAAGAAACCGATAAACGTGTTCGTGGTATCTACGAAACCTTAGATCAGCTTTTTGCTCGCGCAAACGACGAAGACCGTCCTACGGGAGCTGTTGCAGACCAAATGGCTCGAGAAATCATCGCCAAAGGTAAACAGTAA